A part of Antennarius striatus isolate MH-2024 chromosome 21, ASM4005453v1, whole genome shotgun sequence genomic DNA contains:
- the LOC137588393 gene encoding interferon a3-like: protein MLNRVFFICLSLSLYCEGAFQSCRWIDNRFKQCSEKSLALLDSMARNSTNPTEDAAAEDTVAFPNNLYHQASNASAEDKINFLVQMLNQTSALFEEDQSTASWKENTAENLINILTRQADGLRACFGSHGHKNNKKLNMYFKRLSSHILKKMGYSAEAWELIRKEIKTHLMRADLLVSSLLATN, encoded by the exons ATGCTCAACAGGGTTTTCTTCATTTGCTTGTCTCTCAGTCTGTACTGCGAAGGCGCCTTCCAGAGCTGCAGGTGGATCGATAACAGATTCAAACAGTGCAGTGAAAAGTCTTTGGCTCTACTAGACTCGATG GCCAGAAACAGCACCAACCCCACTGAGGATGCTGCAGCAGAGGACACTGTGGCCTTCCCCAACAACCTGTACCACCAGGCCTCCAACGCGTCA GCTGAGGATAAAATCAATTTCCTGGTGCAGATGCTCAACCAGACGTCAGCCCTTTTTGAGGAGGATCAAAGCACTGCATCATGGAAGGAGAACACAGCAGAGAACCTCATTAACATTCTAACGCGTCAGGCCGACGGCCTTCGTGCCTGT TTTGGGAGCCATGGCCATAAGAACAACAAGAAACTGAACATGTATTTCAAGAGACTGTCGAGCCACATCCTGAAGAAAATG GGCTACAGCGCTGAAGCCTGGGAGCTGATCAGGAAGGAAATCAAAACCCATCTGATGAGAGCGGATCTGCTGGTTTCATCTCTACTCGCCACCAACTGA
- the cd79b gene encoding B-cell antigen receptor complex-associated protein beta chain isoform X1 produces the protein MRCLLAGYCGLALIHMSVAINNQLRISQKPRFYGAITRRSVHFYCLSSKHHLAARARWFKVNKYYEEPERGQEMKARGRISIRPTGQTKDGCLYIKDVHIEDRGVYFCRINDTWGPGSELQVARPISHVHAQHRSKMKDGLIILQGLMLAVCIAALLLRKRQLLEKEDIDYEEPEISHIYEVCQLFSTLQSHPSKEEVPAQMIFRWSHKTRDSCVFYQL, from the exons ATGCGTTGCTTGTTGGCTGGATACTGTGGGCTCGCTTTGATTCACATGTCAG TGGCCATAAATAACCAGCTGCGCATCAGCCAGAAGCCCCGCTTCTACGGCGCGATAACCAGACGCTCCGTGCACTTCTACTGCCTGTCCTCCAAGCATCACCTGGCAGCCAGAGCTCGCTGGTTTAAGGTCAATAAATACTACGAAGAACCAGAAAGAGGACAGGAGATGAAGGCAAGAGGAAGGATCAGCATCCGTCCCACGGGCCAAACCAAAGACGGCTGTCTTTATATCAAGGATGTGCACATTGAGGACAGAGGAGTCTATTTCTGCAGGATCAACGACACCTGGGGGCCTGGATCCGAGCTCCAAGTCGCCA GACCGATCAGCCACGTCCACGCCCAGCACAGGTCCAAGATGAAGGATGGTCTCATCATCCTCCAAGGTCTAATGTTGGCTGTGTGCATCGCTGCTCTACTGCTGCGAAAACGCCAACTG TTGGAAAAGGAGGACATTGATTACGAGGAGCCTGAAATCAGTCACATCTATGAGGTTTGTcagcttttctccactttaCAGTCACATCCATCAAAGGAGGAGGTTCCTGCACAGATGATCTTTCGCTGGTCACACAAGACAAgagacagctgtgtgttttaccaactataa
- the cd79b gene encoding B-cell antigen receptor complex-associated protein beta chain isoform X2: protein MRCLLAGYCGLALIHMSVAINNQLRISQKPRFYGAITRRSVHFYCLSSKHHLAARARWFKVNKYYEEPERGQEMKARGRISIRPTGQTKDGCLYIKDVHIEDRGVYFCRINDTWGPGSELQVARPISHVHAQHRSKMKDGLIILQGLMLAVCIAALLLRKRQLLEKEDIDYEEPEISHIYEGLVIETCGGGLYEELSMYTQPEAPWE from the exons ATGCGTTGCTTGTTGGCTGGATACTGTGGGCTCGCTTTGATTCACATGTCAG TGGCCATAAATAACCAGCTGCGCATCAGCCAGAAGCCCCGCTTCTACGGCGCGATAACCAGACGCTCCGTGCACTTCTACTGCCTGTCCTCCAAGCATCACCTGGCAGCCAGAGCTCGCTGGTTTAAGGTCAATAAATACTACGAAGAACCAGAAAGAGGACAGGAGATGAAGGCAAGAGGAAGGATCAGCATCCGTCCCACGGGCCAAACCAAAGACGGCTGTCTTTATATCAAGGATGTGCACATTGAGGACAGAGGAGTCTATTTCTGCAGGATCAACGACACCTGGGGGCCTGGATCCGAGCTCCAAGTCGCCA GACCGATCAGCCACGTCCACGCCCAGCACAGGTCCAAGATGAAGGATGGTCTCATCATCCTCCAAGGTCTAATGTTGGCTGTGTGCATCGCTGCTCTACTGCTGCGAAAACGCCAACTG TTGGAAAAGGAGGACATTGATTACGAGGAGCCTGAAATCAGTCACATCTATGAG ggTTTGGTGATCGAAACATGTGGAGGAGGACTGTATGAGGAACTCTCCATGTACACCCAGCCAGAGGCCCCTTGGGAGTGA